One segment of Candidatus Pantoea bituminis DNA contains the following:
- a CDS encoding DeoR/GlpR family DNA-binding transcription regulator, translating into MTAAERRNQILAMINEKGYLNAGELSAQFGVDSSTIRRDLSRLEQSGQVMRTHGGLLPVASSSHADTPYSVRRQMNGEAKSAIGHYAASLVQDGQSLILDNGSSVYELALALKEKKNLTVLTNDIYTAFTLSQYPDITLHVAGGLMLDNVYTLVGQDTISKIDSMHVDWAFLGAEGVHYERGLTNINTVEIPVKQAMIRAAEQTVVLADSSKIGYRALSHVCDLQGIDHIITDNSQPIKQRAQYGEKLHIVDISSR; encoded by the coding sequence CAACGCCGGTGAACTGTCGGCGCAATTTGGGGTTGATAGCTCTACCATTCGCCGCGATCTTTCACGGTTGGAACAGAGTGGACAAGTGATGCGCACGCACGGTGGTTTGCTGCCTGTGGCTTCATCCAGCCATGCGGACACGCCCTACAGTGTGCGGCGGCAGATGAATGGCGAGGCAAAAAGCGCTATTGGTCATTACGCTGCCAGCCTGGTTCAGGATGGTCAGTCGTTGATTTTGGATAACGGTTCCAGCGTATACGAACTTGCGCTGGCGTTAAAAGAGAAGAAGAACCTGACGGTATTGACCAACGATATTTATACCGCGTTTACGCTTAGCCAATATCCAGACATTACGTTACACGTTGCCGGCGGATTGATGCTGGACAACGTCTATACGCTGGTTGGACAGGATACGATCAGTAAAATCGACAGCATGCATGTTGATTGGGCGTTTTTGGGTGCCGAAGGCGTGCACTATGAACGTGGCTTAACCAATATCAACACCGTGGAAATTCCAGTGAAGCAGGCGATGATCCGCGCGGCAGAGCAGACCGTGGTGTTGGCTGACAGCAGCAAGATTGGCTACCGCGCGCTTTCGCATGTTTGTGACTTACAAGGCATAGATCACATCATTACCGATAACAGCCAGCCGATTAAACAGCGCGCGCAATACGGTGAAAAACTGCACATCGTTGACATCTCATCACGCTAA
- a CDS encoding VOC family protein, producing MSRVRAVDHIVLSVSDFASSQHFYHGLMTFLGFEVLDKKPQAMGWSDGTTRLWIYQADEPGLKNPYRRGNPGFHHYAWSLNSRQDVDQLQTWLEQNNVTIVDAAGEYYPDYYAVFFSIQTA from the coding sequence ATGTCACGTGTACGCGCAGTCGATCATATTGTGTTATCGGTCAGCGATTTTGCTTCGTCACAACACTTTTATCACGGATTAATGACCTTCCTGGGTTTTGAGGTGCTGGATAAAAAGCCACAGGCGATGGGATGGAGCGACGGAACGACCCGATTATGGATCTATCAGGCTGATGAACCGGGCTTGAAAAATCCCTATCGCCGGGGTAATCCCGGTTTTCATCACTATGCCTGGTCTCTTAATAGCCGTCAGGATGTTGATCAGTTACAGACCTGGCTGGAGCAGAATAATGTCACCATTGTTGATGCCGCCGGTGAATATTATCCCGATTATTACGCGGTGTTTTTCTCGATCCAGACGGCATGA
- a CDS encoding NtaA/DmoA family FMN-dependent monooxygenase (This protein belongs to a clade of FMN-dependent monooxygenases, within a broader family of flavin-dependent oxidoreductases, the luciferase-like monooxygenase (LMM) family, some of whose members use coenzyme F420 rather than FMN.) codes for MMNLALYLDAGIHQGGWRHPDAVASGGTNWPLYRTVAQRAEAAKLDMIFVADKLAIDDIYGGDLSKTVHSRQVGWAEPLTLLAALAAVTDRIGLGGTVSSSYSVPYSTARMLANIDHISGGRAAWNVVTSLSDTEARNFGREKHYSHAERYARAEEYIALMKALWDSFEEDAIIIDKENAQFASPESFHYINHHSDAFDVRGPLNVPRPPQGHPVLIQAGVSEAFTELAAKQAEVLFVVQPTRERAQQFYATLKEKAQTAGRQPDQLRILPGMVPVVGETRREAEELDRHLKSLITTESGLSFVSASMNIDLSQYPADGPMPDLRDHITGSKGRFQYVIAQAIEEGLTLGEMARRYAESLSFPSPVGTPDDIAAMMIDWYQSKACDGFVILPTYLNSSGDLFLEEVVPRLQQAGVFRKAYPDGTLRDTLGLEKPLNQFSV; via the coding sequence ATGATGAATTTGGCGCTTTATCTGGATGCCGGTATTCACCAAGGCGGCTGGCGTCACCCGGATGCCGTCGCGAGCGGCGGCACCAACTGGCCACTCTATCGCACCGTGGCACAGCGCGCTGAAGCGGCGAAGTTAGATATGATTTTTGTCGCCGACAAGCTGGCGATCGATGATATCTACGGCGGCGATCTGAGCAAAACCGTTCACAGTCGTCAGGTAGGCTGGGCCGAGCCCTTGACGCTGCTGGCAGCGCTGGCGGCTGTTACTGATCGCATCGGCTTGGGTGGCACAGTTTCATCCTCCTATTCCGTGCCTTACAGCACCGCCAGAATGCTGGCGAATATTGATCATATCAGCGGAGGCCGTGCCGCCTGGAACGTCGTTACTTCGTTAAGTGATACCGAAGCGCGTAATTTCGGCAGGGAAAAACACTATTCTCACGCGGAGCGTTACGCGCGCGCAGAAGAGTATATTGCGCTGATGAAAGCGTTGTGGGACAGCTTTGAAGAAGATGCGATCATCATTGATAAAGAGAATGCACAGTTCGCTTCACCCGAAAGCTTTCACTATATCAATCACCACAGCGACGCGTTTGATGTGCGCGGTCCGCTGAATGTTCCCCGCCCACCGCAGGGACATCCGGTGTTGATTCAGGCGGGGGTATCAGAAGCTTTCACTGAGCTGGCAGCAAAACAGGCTGAAGTGTTGTTTGTGGTGCAGCCAACCCGCGAGCGCGCCCAACAGTTTTACGCCACACTGAAAGAGAAAGCGCAGACAGCGGGACGTCAGCCCGATCAATTGCGCATCTTGCCGGGCATGGTTCCAGTGGTTGGCGAAACGCGCCGTGAAGCGGAAGAGTTGGATCGACATTTAAAATCGCTGATCACCACCGAGTCGGGACTGAGCTTCGTCTCTGCCAGCATGAACATTGATCTCTCGCAGTATCCTGCCGACGGACCGATGCCAGATTTGCGCGACCATATCACCGGCAGCAAAGGCCGTTTTCAGTATGTTATCGCTCAGGCGATTGAAGAAGGATTAACACTGGGAGAAATGGCGCGACGCTACGCAGAAAGCCTTTCTTTCCCTTCGCCGGTAGGCACACCCGATGATATCGCCGCGATGATGATCGACTGGTATCAATCCAAAGCCTGCGATGGCTTTGTCATATTACCGACCTATCTGAATAGTTCAGGCGATCTGTTTTTGGAGGAAGTGGTACCACGCTTGCAACAGGCTGGCGTGTTCCGCAAAGCGTATCCCGACGGCACGTTGCGCGATACGCTGGGGCTGGAAAAGCCGCTGAATCAGTTTAGCGTTTGA
- a CDS encoding ABC transporter substrate-binding protein — protein MTVSGQCHHCEKRSGIKNAADLKGKKIATVKGSSGQNLVLNALKQANIPADSVSFIFTTPAEATLALDSGAVDAVASWEPYVSFAVAQSGDQIAVDGRAFPVSNYLVATDTAIADKRDLLQDFRQRLVLAREWGVAHPEQYAAGIAKVLRLPENVALSKVQRENNAPISDIATVRRQQQNAIDTFTRTGLIKPGLKADQLIDASFFAQQ, from the coding sequence ATCACAGTATCTGGGCAATGCCATCATTGTGAAAAAAGGAGCGGGATAAAAAATGCTGCTGATTTAAAAGGTAAAAAAATTGCTACCGTCAAAGGATCTTCCGGGCAGAACCTGGTGCTTAATGCCTTGAAGCAGGCAAACATTCCTGCTGACTCGGTTTCATTTATTTTCACTACGCCGGCAGAAGCCACGCTGGCACTAGATAGCGGCGCAGTTGATGCCGTTGCCAGTTGGGAACCCTATGTTTCCTTCGCCGTCGCGCAATCTGGCGACCAGATCGCGGTGGATGGACGCGCCTTCCCTGTATCTAACTATTTAGTCGCGACTGATACCGCGATTGCCGACAAACGAGACTTACTGCAGGATTTTCGTCAGCGACTGGTTCTCGCCCGTGAATGGGGTGTTGCTCATCCTGAACAGTATGCGGCGGGAATCGCTAAGGTGCTGCGACTGCCTGAAAACGTAGCATTGAGTAAAGTGCAACGAGAAAATAATGCGCCCATCAGTGACATCGCCACTGTGCGCCGCCAGCAGCAAAACGCCATTGACACGTTTACGCGCACAGGGTTGATTAAGCCCGGCCTTAAGGCCGATCAGTTAATTGATGCCAGCTTTTTTGCCCAGCAATAA
- a CDS encoding aldo/keto reductase, with amino-acid sequence MKDRNFGRTGQRVSEIGFGAWAIGGTWGEVSHEDAKSALHAALDAGMTFIDTADVYGDGRSEKIIAEVLNERGGKRPFVATKLGRRLSPHVAEGYTESNLQSFVERSLNNLQVDSLDLVQLHCPPTEIYYTPEVFDVMDKLVAAGKIRSYGVSVEKVEEGLKAIDYPNVSSVQIIYNIFRQRPAELFFRETRKRNVAVIARVPLASGLLTGKMNANTAFSADDHRAFNRNGEAFDKGETFSGVPYDVALDAVEDIRKLVKGDVTMAMFALRWILMDDAVSVVIPGAKNPAQAEANAQASNLAPLDQETMTALKTLYQQKIAPWVHQRW; translated from the coding sequence ATGAAAGATCGAAATTTTGGACGGACCGGACAACGCGTTTCTGAAATTGGATTTGGCGCATGGGCTATTGGGGGAACGTGGGGCGAAGTCTCTCATGAAGATGCAAAAAGCGCGCTGCATGCAGCTTTAGATGCGGGCATGACCTTTATCGATACCGCGGATGTGTATGGCGATGGCCGCTCCGAAAAAATCATTGCTGAAGTCCTGAACGAACGTGGTGGCAAGCGTCCGTTTGTGGCGACCAAACTCGGGCGACGTCTTTCTCCGCATGTTGCCGAAGGTTATACAGAGAGCAACCTGCAATCGTTCGTCGAGCGCTCTTTGAATAATCTGCAAGTCGATTCGTTAGACCTTGTTCAACTGCATTGTCCTCCGACTGAAATCTATTACACGCCGGAGGTCTTTGACGTCATGGATAAGCTGGTGGCAGCGGGAAAAATTCGCAGCTACGGTGTTTCCGTTGAGAAAGTTGAAGAAGGATTGAAGGCTATCGACTATCCCAACGTTTCGTCAGTTCAGATTATTTATAATATTTTCAGGCAGCGTCCGGCTGAACTTTTCTTCCGTGAAACGCGTAAGCGTAATGTTGCGGTGATTGCTCGCGTGCCGCTGGCATCAGGTTTATTAACGGGAAAAATGAACGCGAATACGGCTTTTTCCGCAGACGATCACCGGGCGTTTAACCGCAATGGCGAAGCGTTTGACAAGGGAGAAACCTTTTCTGGGGTGCCTTATGACGTAGCGTTGGATGCTGTAGAGGATATTCGCAAGTTAGTGAAAGGCGATGTCACCATGGCGATGTTTGCGCTTCGCTGGATATTGATGGATGACGCAGTCAGTGTTGTGATCCCCGGCGCAAAAAATCCGGCTCAGGCTGAGGCCAACGCGCAGGCCAGCAATCTTGCCCCGCTGGATCAGGAAACAATGACAGCCCTTAAAACGCTCTATCAGCAAAAGATCGCCCCTTGGGTACATCAGCGCTGGTAG
- a CDS encoding Gfo/Idh/MocA family protein, translating into MMKKIGVGIIGTGFMGLSHALAYRAAAGIFPGEVSPELICVADIEGAAAEKAAQRFGFRRHTDDWHTLINDPDIDVVSITTPNRFHLEQALAAIKAGKHVHCEKPIAPGSQDAAIMTEAAEAKGVVTQVGFNYLKNPMLKLAKEMIEQGELGDIVSFRGIHAEDFMASPLTPWSWRLDPSGGAGAVADLGSHIVSMARFLLGPIVAVNADLETVIKSRPTSSGAAEKRAVEVDDIARLTVEFARGCKGSIEASWVATGRNMQLGFEIYGTRGALHFTQERFNELHFYRSEGNSGHHGFQRIEAGPKHAPYAAFCPAPGHQLGFNDLKTIEIAEFLRAVAGQPVAGPDFREAWEIQKVIDAAVASSREKRWMIL; encoded by the coding sequence ATGATGAAAAAGATAGGCGTAGGGATTATCGGAACCGGATTTATGGGGCTTTCGCACGCGCTTGCCTACCGGGCAGCTGCGGGCATCTTCCCCGGTGAAGTCTCACCGGAGTTGATTTGCGTGGCGGATATTGAGGGTGCTGCGGCAGAGAAAGCGGCTCAGCGTTTTGGCTTTCGTCGCCATACCGATGACTGGCACACATTGATTAACGATCCTGATATCGATGTTGTCTCCATCACAACACCCAATCGTTTTCATCTTGAACAGGCGCTGGCCGCTATCAAAGCCGGAAAACACGTGCATTGCGAGAAGCCGATAGCGCCGGGCAGTCAGGATGCGGCAATCATGACGGAAGCGGCGGAAGCAAAAGGTGTCGTTACTCAGGTCGGTTTCAATTATCTGAAAAACCCCATGCTCAAATTGGCGAAAGAGATGATTGAGCAAGGTGAGCTGGGCGATATTGTTAGTTTTCGCGGCATTCATGCAGAAGATTTTATGGCATCACCGCTTACGCCTTGGTCGTGGCGCCTTGATCCTTCTGGTGGAGCAGGCGCGGTGGCGGATCTCGGTAGCCATATTGTCTCAATGGCACGCTTCCTGCTGGGGCCGATCGTCGCCGTCAATGCTGACCTGGAAACCGTCATTAAAAGCCGCCCAACGTCATCCGGTGCAGCGGAAAAGCGTGCGGTCGAAGTGGATGACATTGCTCGCCTGACGGTTGAATTTGCACGGGGTTGTAAAGGCAGTATTGAAGCGAGTTGGGTGGCAACCGGCCGCAATATGCAGCTGGGTTTCGAAATTTACGGCACGCGGGGTGCATTGCATTTCACTCAGGAGCGCTTTAACGAGTTGCATTTTTACCGTTCAGAAGGCAATAGCGGTCATCATGGTTTTCAACGAATCGAAGCTGGGCCAAAACATGCCCCTTACGCGGCATTCTGCCCTGCTCCCGGACACCAACTCGGCTTTAACGATCTTAAAACCATCGAGATCGCTGAGTTTCTGCGTGCCGTTGCAGGTCAGCCCGTTGCCGGGCCCGATTTCCGTGAGGCGTGGGAAATTCAGAAAGTGATTGATGCCGCTGTAGCCTCATCCAGAGAAAAGCGCTGGATGATTTTGTAA
- the iolG gene encoding inositol 2-dehydrogenase produces MKIAVLGAGRIGNVHASNVAAHSKVELVAIADPFIENAIKLTEIYGGKAVKDPMELIEDDSIDGIVIATPTDTHVDLMLSAARKGKAVLCEKPVDLNLERAKIACEELKNLDATVMIAFNRRFDPSASEIHQAIANGEIGELHQIMISSRDPGFASMDYLRHSGGIFRDMTIHDFDMARWLLGEEPIEVYASASRMLEPALEALNDYDTVMVQMTTRSGKQCHINCSRQAVYGHDQRIEAYGSAGMLMNDNLRPSTVRRYNQNATDSRSPLVHFFLERYADAYRKEMDAFVNMIGQPKAVPITPFDGYMALKLAECAQRSVESGKPVKVEV; encoded by the coding sequence ATGAAAATTGCCGTATTAGGTGCAGGTCGCATCGGGAATGTCCATGCGTCGAATGTCGCTGCACATTCAAAAGTCGAGTTAGTTGCCATTGCCGATCCTTTTATTGAGAACGCCATTAAATTAACCGAAATATATGGCGGAAAAGCGGTTAAAGATCCGATGGAGTTAATCGAAGATGATTCCATTGATGGCATTGTTATCGCGACGCCGACCGATACTCACGTTGATTTAATGCTGAGCGCTGCCCGAAAAGGGAAAGCCGTGCTGTGCGAAAAGCCGGTCGATCTGAATTTAGAACGGGCCAAGATTGCGTGTGAGGAACTCAAAAATCTCGATGCGACAGTGATGATTGCGTTTAATCGCCGTTTTGATCCCAGCGCCAGCGAAATTCATCAAGCCATCGCCAACGGTGAAATTGGTGAACTGCATCAAATTATGATTTCAAGCCGCGATCCCGGCTTCGCCTCAATGGATTATTTGCGTCACTCTGGCGGTATTTTTCGCGACATGACCATTCACGATTTCGATATGGCGCGCTGGTTATTGGGCGAAGAGCCGATTGAAGTGTATGCCTCCGCCAGCCGCATGTTGGAACCTGCGCTGGAAGCGCTCAATGATTACGACACGGTGATGGTGCAGATGACGACCCGCTCTGGCAAACAGTGTCATATCAACTGTAGTCGCCAGGCCGTTTACGGCCATGACCAGCGTATCGAGGCATATGGATCAGCAGGCATGTTGATGAACGATAACCTGCGCCCTTCTACTGTTCGTCGTTACAACCAAAATGCCACCGATTCTCGTTCACCTTTGGTGCATTTTTTCCTGGAGCGTTACGCCGATGCTTACCGAAAAGAGATGGATGCATTCGTCAATATGATCGGTCAGCCAAAAGCCGTTCCGATTACGCCTTTCGACGGTTATATGGCACTTAAACTGGCTGAATGCGCTCAGCGCTCAGTGGAAAGCGGTAAGCCTGTAAAAGTCGAAGTGTAA
- a CDS encoding NAD(P)-dependent oxidoreductase: protein MPHVLVAGKIHDAGLAILKNAPGFTFDLVHEVSVSSYAPFIQNADALLLRTQPLTSKEIAQAAKLKIVSRHGVGYDAVDLPALNERSIPLTIVGDVNSLSVAEHTLSMLMTLAKQLRVYDENMRSGQWNCRNSFSAIELAGRTLFILGFGRIGREVARMARCFNMKVVAYDPFIPADLFTDSGVQQIEQIEEGLKIADAVTVHLPLSDTKPLIGRKELALLKPSAIVINTARGGIVDEAALIEALNNERLGEPDWMYLVRNRLHPPHLYYMLLIAYC, encoded by the coding sequence ATGCCCCATGTCCTTGTAGCCGGAAAAATTCACGATGCCGGACTCGCTATTCTGAAAAATGCGCCAGGTTTTACCTTTGACTTGGTTCATGAAGTCAGCGTCTCCAGCTATGCCCCTTTTATTCAGAACGCTGATGCCTTGCTGCTGCGTACGCAACCGTTGACCAGCAAAGAGATCGCGCAGGCTGCAAAACTGAAAATCGTTTCACGGCACGGCGTCGGATATGACGCGGTTGATCTGCCCGCGCTGAATGAAAGGTCGATTCCGCTGACGATTGTCGGTGACGTCAATTCACTTTCCGTGGCAGAGCACACTCTTTCAATGCTGATGACCCTGGCGAAACAGCTGCGCGTATACGATGAGAATATGCGGTCAGGGCAGTGGAATTGCAGAAACAGTTTTTCAGCCATTGAGTTAGCGGGTCGCACGCTTTTTATTCTTGGTTTTGGCCGTATCGGACGTGAAGTTGCTCGAATGGCACGCTGCTTCAATATGAAGGTAGTGGCTTACGATCCCTTTATTCCTGCTGATCTATTTACTGATTCGGGTGTACAGCAAATAGAACAAATTGAAGAAGGTCTTAAAATCGCCGATGCCGTTACGGTGCATTTACCGCTGAGCGACACCAAGCCGCTGATAGGCCGAAAAGAACTGGCATTGTTGAAGCCGAGCGCCATTGTCATTAATACCGCACGCGGCGGAATTGTCGATGAAGCCGCTCTGATTGAAGCGTTGAACAATGAACGTTTGGGGGAGCCGGACTGGATGTATTTAGTGAGGAACCGCCTCCATCCTCCTCACCTTTATTACATGCTTCTTATCGCTTATTGCTGA
- a CDS encoding HpcH/HpaI aldolase family protein has protein sequence MINNNVKRLWERGSPALNGWLSIASPFTAEIMSAQGYDAVTIDIQHGFVGYETAATMLQAMRASGVTPMVRVPWLSPGDIMKALDAGAYGIICPMVNNAEEARQLVSCVRYPPLGSRSFGPTRVTFSAGQDYGQHADNEILCFAMIETAEAVKNIDEIVATPGLDGIYIGPADLTLGMTGRKYRTGFDRDEPEIVDCIRHIIERAHAAGIRAGLHNGTPEYAAKAVEWGFDLVTVSNDVQLLRGAAAASVSRFRQLTGQQSEKEIPAQKGGY, from the coding sequence ATGATCAACAATAACGTTAAACGATTATGGGAACGCGGGTCGCCAGCGCTTAATGGCTGGCTTTCTATCGCCAGCCCTTTCACGGCTGAAATCATGTCGGCGCAAGGTTATGACGCTGTCACCATCGATATTCAGCATGGCTTTGTTGGTTATGAAACCGCCGCCACCATGTTACAGGCCATGCGTGCAAGCGGTGTGACACCGATGGTGCGGGTGCCGTGGCTTTCGCCAGGTGACATCATGAAAGCGCTGGATGCCGGTGCGTACGGCATCATTTGTCCGATGGTGAATAATGCCGAAGAAGCACGGCAACTGGTTTCCTGTGTACGTTACCCGCCACTTGGCAGCCGCAGTTTCGGCCCTACCCGCGTCACCTTCTCTGCGGGTCAGGATTATGGTCAGCATGCTGATAACGAAATTCTCTGCTTCGCCATGATTGAAACGGCAGAAGCCGTCAAGAATATCGATGAGATTGTCGCGACTCCCGGCCTTGATGGTATCTACATCGGCCCGGCAGATCTCACGCTGGGGATGACTGGCAGGAAATACCGTACCGGTTTTGATCGCGATGAGCCGGAGATCGTTGACTGCATCAGGCACATCATTGAACGCGCCCATGCTGCGGGTATTCGTGCAGGCCTGCATAACGGCACGCCGGAATATGCAGCCAAAGCGGTGGAATGGGGATTTGATCTGGTAACGGTATCCAATGATGTTCAGCTGTTACGCGGTGCCGCAGCGGCCAGCGTCAGTCGCTTTCGCCAGTTGACCGGCCAGCAGTCTGAGAAAGAGATTCCCGCCCAAAAGGGAGGTTATTAA
- a CDS encoding aldehyde dehydrogenase family protein: MVAAFTAWNFPVVLIARKVAPALAAGCCVVLRPSSEVPGSAMIIMECLQKAGLPAGVVNMVVGGTEQTYKPLINSAAVKKVTLTGSTAIGQQMIRDSAATIKRLSMELGGNAPMIVFDDADIEKALDLAVPTKFANCGQVCVTPDRFYVQESVSAAFIEGFARRAANIKVGYGQDEGTEMGPLINTRRLEAIEKIVEDARQKGGRIVTGGQRIQDKPGFYFAPTVIADVPDDALALCEENFGPIAAITTFSDESEVIERVNRSEFALSAYAFTRDAARIRRVSAALQAGMVGINSFALAAAEVPFGGIKASGMGSEGGSEGILEYMNVKLTQVVL, encoded by the coding sequence GTGGTTGCCGCTTTTACTGCGTGGAATTTTCCCGTTGTCCTGATTGCCCGCAAAGTGGCACCCGCGTTAGCTGCGGGTTGCTGCGTCGTGTTGCGCCCCTCAAGCGAGGTTCCCGGTTCTGCGATGATCATTATGGAATGTCTGCAGAAAGCGGGCCTTCCCGCTGGCGTAGTGAATATGGTGGTTGGCGGTACTGAACAGACTTATAAACCCCTGATTAATTCGGCAGCGGTGAAGAAAGTCACGCTGACCGGCTCCACTGCGATTGGACAGCAAATGATTCGGGATTCAGCAGCCACCATCAAACGTCTGAGCATGGAGCTTGGCGGCAACGCACCCATGATTGTTTTTGACGATGCTGATATCGAAAAAGCACTGGATCTGGCCGTGCCGACCAAGTTTGCCAACTGCGGGCAGGTTTGTGTGACGCCAGACCGTTTTTATGTTCAGGAATCAGTTTCAGCTGCCTTTATTGAAGGGTTTGCCCGTCGCGCAGCCAACATAAAAGTGGGTTATGGACAAGACGAAGGCACTGAAATGGGGCCGTTAATCAACACACGCAGACTGGAAGCGATTGAAAAAATCGTTGAGGACGCGCGCCAAAAAGGTGGCCGTATCGTTACTGGCGGTCAGCGTATTCAAGATAAACCCGGTTTTTATTTCGCACCCACGGTTATTGCTGATGTTCCAGATGATGCGCTGGCGTTGTGCGAAGAGAATTTTGGTCCCATCGCCGCTATTACAACCTTCAGTGATGAAAGCGAGGTCATTGAGCGTGTTAATCGCTCCGAGTTCGCTTTATCTGCTTACGCATTCACCCGCGATGCAGCACGGATCCGCCGCGTTTCTGCCGCCCTTCAGGCTGGTATGGTCGGCATCAACAGTTTCGCGCTCGCGGCGGCAGAAGTGCCTTTTGGCGGAATCAAAGCCAGCGGTATGGGAAGTGAAGGTGGGAGCGAGGGGATCCTCGAATACATGAACGTCAAACTGACTCAAGTTGTGCTGTAA
- a CDS encoding aldehyde dehydrogenase family protein, producing the protein MYKEFGQFINGRWREGRGGYPIVVTDPGRDEKLGEITSASEQDTLDAIASAEQAFSLWKQTPAWERAETLHRVAQEMEKARERAATMISRESGKPLGQASREWTLSIDQFTWYAEESRRIYGRIVESRVAGVVVKFPMNRLAWLPLLLRGIFPLS; encoded by the coding sequence ATGTACAAAGAGTTTGGACAATTCATTAATGGTCGCTGGCGTGAAGGCCGCGGCGGCTACCCAATCGTGGTGACCGACCCAGGCCGCGATGAGAAGCTAGGCGAAATCACCTCAGCATCAGAACAGGATACGCTTGATGCCATTGCCAGCGCTGAACAGGCTTTTTCGCTCTGGAAACAGACGCCAGCATGGGAGCGCGCTGAAACGTTACATCGCGTGGCTCAGGAGATGGAAAAAGCCCGCGAGCGCGCCGCAACAATGATCTCACGGGAAAGCGGCAAGCCGCTGGGCCAGGCCAGTCGTGAGTGGACCTTATCCATCGACCAGTTTACCTGGTATGCCGAAGAGTCCCGCCGCATTTATGGTCGCATCGTTGAAAGCCGTGTGGCAGGGGTCGTTGTGAAGTTTCCCATGAACCGGTTGGCGTGGTTGCCGCTTTTACTGCGTGGAATTTTCCCGTTGTCCTGA
- a CDS encoding MurR/RpiR family transcriptional regulator, with protein sequence MQKKLQRPPHKNYEQVVNDITERYPHLSERFQQVARFIMQNPNAVALESINAIAQKCGLHPSTLVRFAQNLGYSGFKQMQSVFQTRLATSAPGYNERIVALENDLEKTSSREV encoded by the coding sequence ATGCAGAAAAAACTGCAGCGGCCACCGCACAAAAATTATGAACAAGTGGTAAACGATATCACTGAGCGATATCCCCATTTGTCAGAGCGTTTTCAACAGGTGGCGCGTTTTATTATGCAGAATCCAAATGCCGTTGCGCTGGAATCGATTAATGCGATAGCCCAAAAATGCGGCCTGCACCCCTCTACGCTCGTGCGATTTGCTCAAAATCTGGGGTACAGCGGATTCAAGCAGATGCAGTCAGTATTTCAAACGCGTCTGGCAACATCTGCACCTGGCTACAACGAGCGTATTGTTGCACTTGAAAATGATTTAGAAAAAACCAGCAGCAGGGAAGTTTAG
- a CDS encoding MurR/RpiR family transcriptional regulator, translated as MLESIKAADLDQSAVYLKNAETIFIAGQLRSEPVAMLMRYLLTMLNRKVVLLDMPGGLAPHMAMNMTANDALIAVSFRHYAQEVMNIADIAEKKAYP; from the coding sequence ATGCTGGAAAGCATCAAGGCAGCTGACTTAGATCAAAGCGCGGTCTATCTGAAAAACGCCGAAACCATCTTTATTGCGGGTCAGCTCCGTTCCGAACCCGTTGCGATGTTGATGCGTTATCTGCTGACCATGCTTAACCGCAAAGTGGTATTACTGGATATGCCGGGCGGGCTTGCTCCTCATATGGCCATGAACATGACAGCAAACGATGCGTTAATTGCCGTTTCGTTTCGCCACTATGCGCAAGAAGTGATGAATATTGCTGACATTGCTGAGAAAAAGGCATACCCGTGA